Below is a window of Hydrogenovibrio crunogenus DNA.
TAGGTGATGTGATGCAGGAATCGGCCAGCATTGCTTACAGTTATATCGCATCTAATCTGGATAAGTATAAAGCGGACCCGGAGTTTTTCGATAAAGCATTTGTGCACTTACACGTTCCCGATGGTGCTACGCCGAAAGATGGTCCCAGTGCAGGTGTCACTATGGCAACCGCGTTGCTCTCACTGGCACGTAATGAAGCGATTAAAAAACCACTGGCGATGACGGGTGAGCTGAGCTTAACCGGACAAGTTCTGCCTGTCGGAGGCATTCGTGAAAAGGTCATCGCTGCTCGACGTGTTGGCATCAAGGAGTTGATTTTACCGGATGAAAACCGTAAAGATTATGATGAACTGCCGGACTACTTAAAAGAAGGCATGACGTTGCACTTTGCAAAACATTTTGATGATGTAGCGAAGCTGACTTTTCATATCCGAAGTAAATCCAGTGCTTTAAAACAATATTTAAGTAAGACTGTCGATACACCGGCTGAGGAAAAGAAAACACAAGAAACAACTTCTTAAGTTAATGCCCCACCATTCCTATAAAAAACCACCAGGCCTGGTGGTTTTTTTATGCCCAAAACAATAAATAGGAACAAAAAGAATTTGAACTAACCTAAGTTATTACCTTGTATCATTACAGTAAAAATAGTTTTCACGTCAGGATAGTTATATGAGCAATAAGGTCATCTATAAAATCACTTACCCAAACGGTAAAATCTATATAGGTAAGGACTTAACAAATACTCTCACTTATTTTGGAAGTGTTGATACTAATTTAGTATCTAAAGATTTTTCTACAGAGCAACAAAAAGATTTTAGCATCAGGAAAGAAATTATCTTTGAATCAGAAAACACAAAAGAAATAAATCGAAAGGAAGTTGAACTTATCAGAGAGTACCAATCAAATAATCCCGAAGTTGGATATAACCAACGACCTAAATTCAAACCAAAAATATAATAATGCGGAATGCAGTTTACCTATTCTTAACTATCATTAGTCGTGTAAATATTACAAAATTTATATCCTAAAAGTTACATGAATTGGATTAAGAAATCGCATATATACACAATAAATATTTAAGAGTTTAAATAAAAAAGCCCGCTCAATGGCGGGCTTTTTTATTCATAGCTAATCTTTAACAATTAAGCCATTTCACCTGGGTAGTCTTCGATACCTGGGTTGTTTTTAACACCTTTCAGCTTAGGATGGTTTACTTTCTTAAGCTTCATGTCGTTTTTGTGGTTACGTAGGTAGTCTGCTGCAACATCCCACATTAAGCGGCCATCACCAACAGATTCAACTTGCGCCCAACCAGCAACACTATAAGTTTTGTTTGCTTCTAGTGGCGTACCGTCATCTAAACGCATGTCAGAGATACGGTTACCTAAAGTTGCATTTGGCTCACATGTGTAATCCATACCACCTAGACGAACCATGTCCCCACCAGACTGTAGGTACGGGTCTTTTTGGAATAGGTTTTCACAGATACCTTCTAGGATATCTTTCATTTGAGCACCCGTCACTTCAGACTTATAAGTTTCACCATAAGTCATTGACGTTTCATCCATAACACGTTCCATAGTGATCATTTCACCCGCTAGAACAGATGTCCCCCAACGTACACCAGCAGACATCGCGATTTGTGCGTCATGCTCTTCACGTAGAGAGTTTACAATGATTTGGTCCCATGTACCCATGAAGTTACCACGACGATACAGAGTATCTTCTGCAACCGCTAGTTCTTCATTTAGGATATCGCCATACGTTTTACCTAGACGATCTTTGTTATACGCACGAGATGGGTCACGAGATTCAACGATCGACTTGTCATATACTTTTGTATATAGGTGATCAATGAAAGTTTGAACCGTTTCATCGGCTGGTAAGATGTTAGAGAAAACAGGTAACAAGTTGTAGTTCACACCACGTAGCTTACCGTTTTGAATGTCTAAATCCATGCAACCAACAAACTTACCGTTAGAACCAGCATTTGTTACGTGACAAACACCGCCTTCTGGTGTTTTAACAGGTGTTGTTTTCGGAATACCATCATGTGTATGACCACCGAAGATTGCATCGATACCGTTGATACGTGAAGCCATCTTCAAATCAACGTCCATCCCGTTATGAGAGATCATTACAATCGCTGCTACTTTTTTCGTTTCACGAATTTCGTTAACCGTTTCTTGTAGTGCATCTTCACGCAAACCGAATGACCAATCTGGGAAGTTAGATTGTGGGTTAGCATTCGCAGTACGAGGGAACGCTTGACCTACAACAGCAATACGCTCACCGTTGATGATTTTGATTGTGTAAGGCTTAAATGCACGCCCTTCATCTTCATCATACAGACCGGTACCGTTATGACGATCAACCATATCACGGTATGCATCACCAAATAGTGAATCTTCTTTAACACGGATGTTTTGCGCTAAGAATTCACCTTTGAAGTTATTTAAGTTTGTTAAAACTTCGTTTTCTTTATAAGTGAACTCCCAGTGACCTGTCATCACATCCACCCCGATTAGGTTTGATGCTTCAACCATGTCCGCACCACGTGTCCAAAGAGCTGTCCCTGAACCGTGCCAAAGGTCACCACCATCCATTAATAAAGTGTTCTCACGCCCACCTGCTGATTCACGCAACTTGTCTAGCAATGTTTTAAGGTGAGCAAACCCACCAACTTTACCATATTGCTCAGAAGCATCTTGGAAGTTTAGGTAAGTGAAAGCATGCGCTAAAGGCGTGTTTTCTTTGATGTTTAATTCTTTTAATAGTTTGTGCCCTACAACATGTGGCAATTTACCAAATGCAGGTCCTGTTCCTAAGTTAACATTAGGCTCACGGAAGTAGATAGGCTTTAACTGAGCGTGTGTGTCTGTAATATGTAATAAACGAACTTTCCCTTTCATTGGCAAGTTATACATATCCATTGATGCTGGTGCACCTTTATAATCTGGGCTTGTAGACATAGCGCTGGCTGTACCAGGTAGCATACCGGCTGCTGCAGCCATAGACATTACATGAAGAAATTCACGACGATTTAAAGACATAGTGCCCTACTCCGTTTGAAATTTAAAAAAGCCGTTTCAAGCCTCTGACTTGAAACAAGGTCGAAAAATAAAGTTGTATAACATTAAAGAAAGGCCTATAAAAAGTCAAATAAACTAAAGTTATCACAAAAATAATTTTATTTATACATTATAAAAATCACTTATAGTGAAATCGACTCAGCTTTGACTTTAGACAAACCTTTCACATGACATTCAATAAGTTAGAAATCACCCCACCCATTTACGTGCATTACGGAACAAACGCATCCAAGGGGCATCTTCTAACCAGTCATCTGGGTGCCATGAGTTCTGAACAGTTCTAAATACGCGTTCTGGATGCGGCATCATGATGGTGACACGACCATCGGTTGTGGTTAATCCTGTCATACCCGCTTCAGATCCATTTGGGTTAAAGGGATAGGCTTCAGTAGGATTCCCTGCAGAATCCACATATCGCACGCCAACCAAACCATCGACCTCTTGCGCTGAGCGCTGACCAAAGTCCATACGACCTTCTCCATGTGCAACAGCAACGGGAATACGCGTCCCAGCCATTCCTTTTAGCAAAATAGAAGGGGATTCTTGAATCTCCACCAAAGAAAAACGAGCTTCAAATTGTTCAGACTCATTTCGAACAAACTTCGGCCAGCTGTCCGCACCCGGAATGATCTCTTTTAGATTTGATAGCATCTGGCAGCCGTTACAGACCCCCAGCGTAAACGTATCTTCTCGCTTAAAGAATCCTTCAAAGGTTTGGCGAGCCGTCTCGTTGAATAGAATCGAATTTGCCCAACCGCGTCCGGCACCCAATACATCCCCATAAGAGAAACCACCACAGGCGACTAAGCCTCGATAATCTTCAAATGACACTTCTCCAGAAAGCACATCCGACATATGAACATCAATGGCTTCAAAGCCGGCACGATCAAATGCCGCCGCCATTTCTTGCTGACCATTGACGCCCTGTTCGCGTAAAATCGCAACTTTCGGACGGTTAGTTCGAGAGAACTCTGCCGTAATATCCTCATTCTGGTCGAATGTCACAACAGGCTGAATACGCGTATTGGCATCTTGCTGAATAGCATCAAATTCCTGTTTAGCACAAGCTTCGTTATCTCTCAACGCTTGCATGCGATAGCTGGTCTCTGACCACCAGGCCTGGTAAGTTTTACGAGAACCTTTCAACAACGTTTTGCCATGCGCCGTGATTTCAATTTGATCGGAATCAGAAGGCGTTCCGACCCAATGAGCAGCATCCGATAAATTATATGAGTTGAGCAGCGCTTCAACAGCAGTCTTATCATCGGCCTTCACTTGAACCACGACCCCTACTTCCTCGGAACACAAGGCGGAAATCGCTTCCTCACCTAATGCACTCGTATCCAAGTTCAACCCGCAATGCCCTGCAAATGCCATTTCCAATAGCGTCACAAGGAAGCCACCATCTGCACGATCATGGTAAGCTTGGATCAAATCATCGGCCATTAAAGTCTGTACGAAGTTGAAGAGGTTCAGTAAGTCTTCGGCCGAATCTAAATCGGCCGACACATCACCTACTTGGTTATAAACCTGCGCTAAACAGCTTCCACCCAGTCGGTTTTGCCCACGACTTAAATCAATCGCTAACAGCTCGGTTTCACCCAAATCGGTTCTCAGCTGAGGTGTGACAGTCTTACGAACATCCTGAACCGGTGCAAACGTGGTGATATTCAAAGAAACCGGAGAAGTCACTGATTTTGATTCATCACCGTCTTGCCAAACCGTCTTCATCGACATAGAGTCTTTTCCAACCGGAACCGCAATACCTAAGGCAGGGCAAAGTTCCAATCCAACGGTTTCAACAGCATCATACAAAGCTGAATCTTCACCAGGGTGTCCGGCTGCTGCCATCCAGTTTGCCGAAATCTTAATATCACTCATCTTTTCAATTTTGGCACAAGCAATATTGGTAATGGCTTCTGCAATGGATAAACGCGCAGAAGCTTTCGGATTAATCAAAGCCACAGGAGGACGCTCGCCTGTTGCCATCGCCTCTCCCGTATACCCTTGATAATCAGAACAGGTAACCCCAGCATTCGCGACTGGAACTTGCCATGGGCCGACCATTTGATCTCGTGTGACCATCCCAGTGATGCTACGATCTCCGATGGTAATCAAAAAGCTTTTGTTCGCAACCGTCGGCAACTTCAACAAGCGCTCAGTTACATCATTAAAATCAAGAACCGCTGGCTCAAACCCCGGCTGAGGAATCAAACGAGATTCAACGGTACGATGCATTTTAGGCGGTTTCCCTAACAAGACATTCAATGGCATATCGACCGGGTTATTATCAAACACCGTATCATTCACCACTAATTTTTGTTCTTCGGTTGCTTCACCGACAATGGCGTATAAACATCTTTCACGCTGACAAATGGCTTCAAATTGTTCAATTTGATCCGGATAAATCGCAATAACATACCGCTCTTGTGATTCATTACACCAGATTTCCATTGGAGACATACCTGGCTCATCATTCGGTATATCGCGCAACTGGAATTTTCCACCCCGTCCAGCATCATTCACTAATTCAGGGAAAGCATTCGATAGTCCACCAGCCCCAACATCATGAATAGAGGCAATAGGAGACTGATCGCCTAAATAAGTACAACGGTCGATCACTTCTTGAGCACGACGCTCCATTTCAGGGTTTTCACGCTGAACCGAAGCAAAGTCTAATGTCTCTGAGCCTGCACCACTGTCTACCGATGACGCTGCACCACCACCTAGACCAATTAGCATGGCAGGGCCACCTAATACGACAAGCTTCGCACCGACCGGAATGTCGTTCTTTTGAATATGTTGCTCACGAATACTGCCTAGCCCACCTGCCAGCATAATAGGCTTGTGATACCCACGGATTTCTTCTCCATCATGCGTAATCAATGCATTTTCATAAGTACGGAAATATCCATTGATGGCCGGACGACCAAATTCGTTATTAAATCCTGCAGCCCCAAGAGGGCCTTCAATCATAATTTCAAGCGGACTGACAATTCGTGTTGGTTTTCCATAAACCGATTCCCAAGGTTGCTTGAAATCAGGAATATTTAGATTGGAAACCGTAAAGCCCGTTAAACCGGCTTTTGGTTTAGACCCTCGTCCAGTCGCACCTTCATCTCGAATTTCACCACCGGATCCTGTTGCGGCACCTGACCAAGGCGAAATCGCGGTTGGGTGATTATGCGTTTCTACTTTAATTTGGAAGTGAACATTTTCATCACTGTATTGATACTGACGAGATTCAGGGTTCGGAAAAAAACGAGTCGCTTTATACCCTTCCACCACCGCGGCATTGTCACTATAAGCCGATAATACGCCTTGCGGATTCTTTTGATACGTGTTTCGAATCATACCAAATAACGAGTTCGGTTTATCCGCGCCATCGATGGTCCAATCGGCATTAAAAATTTTATGACGACAATGCTCGGAATTGGCTTGCGCGAACATCATCAGCTCAGCATCCACCGGGTTTCGCTCCAACCCTTTAAAAGCCGAGACTAAATAATCGATTTCATCATCTGATAAAGCCAACCCCATTGCAGAGTTCGCTTGTTGAAGTGCTTCAGCACCACTATTTAACACATCAACCGTTTCATATGCTTTAGGTGACTGATGCGAGAACAGGCCTTTCAAATTTTCTAAGGAATGGAAAACCTGCTCAACCATACGATCAAACAACAAGGCTTCCATCGCAGCGCGATCTTCTGATGTTACCCCTTCCAGAAAATACACAATACCACGTTCAACTCGATGGATAGTCTCAATACCACATGTGTGAGTAATATCAGTTGCCTTAGAAGCCCAAGGAGAAATCGTACCCAAACGCGGCGTTACAACACAAGCCGTCTCGTTGAATTCAGACGACAGATCCTTTTCTGTATCGTTTAACAACACACCTAACTTTGTTAAGTCAGAAGCGCTCAGTTCAGAGGCATCATCATTCAAATCAACTGCGTAAATGAATTGTGATTTTAAGCTTGAAATAGACCCTACTTTCGAGAGTTTATTTAAAAGTTGGTTTAAACGATACTCAGAATGAGCCGAATTTCCCCAGATAATTTGCATAGTCTTTCCTTATACAAAAAACCCTCGGTATGTAACCAAGGGTGAATAGTAAATGATTTGAAATGAATGAGTTTTACGGC
It encodes the following:
- a CDS encoding GIY-YIG nuclease family protein; the protein is MSNKVIYKITYPNGKIYIGKDLTNTLTYFGSVDTNLVSKDFSTEQQKDFSIRKEIIFESENTKEINRKEVELIREYQSNNPEVGYNQRPKFKPKI
- the soxB gene encoding thiosulfohydrolase SoxB, whose product is MSLNRREFLHVMSMAAAAGMLPGTASAMSTSPDYKGAPASMDMYNLPMKGKVRLLHITDTHAQLKPIYFREPNVNLGTGPAFGKLPHVVGHKLLKELNIKENTPLAHAFTYLNFQDASEQYGKVGGFAHLKTLLDKLRESAGGRENTLLMDGGDLWHGSGTALWTRGADMVEASNLIGVDVMTGHWEFTYKENEVLTNLNNFKGEFLAQNIRVKEDSLFGDAYRDMVDRHNGTGLYDEDEGRAFKPYTIKIINGERIAVVGQAFPRTANANPQSNFPDWSFGLREDALQETVNEIRETKKVAAIVMISHNGMDVDLKMASRINGIDAIFGGHTHDGIPKTTPVKTPEGGVCHVTNAGSNGKFVGCMDLDIQNGKLRGVNYNLLPVFSNILPADETVQTFIDHLYTKVYDKSIVESRDPSRAYNKDRLGKTYGDILNEELAVAEDTLYRRGNFMGTWDQIIVNSLREEHDAQIAMSAGVRWGTSVLAGEMITMERVMDETSMTYGETYKSEVTGAQMKDILEGICENLFQKDPYLQSGGDMVRLGGMDYTCEPNATLGNRISDMRLDDGTPLEANKTYSVAGWAQVESVGDGRLMWDVAADYLRNHKNDMKLKKVNHPKLKGVKNNPGIEDYPGEMA
- the purL gene encoding phosphoribosylformylglycinamidine synthase — encoded protein: MQIIWGNSAHSEYRLNQLLNKLSKVGSISSLKSQFIYAVDLNDDASELSASDLTKLGVLLNDTEKDLSSEFNETACVVTPRLGTISPWASKATDITHTCGIETIHRVERGIVYFLEGVTSEDRAAMEALLFDRMVEQVFHSLENLKGLFSHQSPKAYETVDVLNSGAEALQQANSAMGLALSDDEIDYLVSAFKGLERNPVDAELMMFAQANSEHCRHKIFNADWTIDGADKPNSLFGMIRNTYQKNPQGVLSAYSDNAAVVEGYKATRFFPNPESRQYQYSDENVHFQIKVETHNHPTAISPWSGAATGSGGEIRDEGATGRGSKPKAGLTGFTVSNLNIPDFKQPWESVYGKPTRIVSPLEIMIEGPLGAAGFNNEFGRPAINGYFRTYENALITHDGEEIRGYHKPIMLAGGLGSIREQHIQKNDIPVGAKLVVLGGPAMLIGLGGGAASSVDSGAGSETLDFASVQRENPEMERRAQEVIDRCTYLGDQSPIASIHDVGAGGLSNAFPELVNDAGRGGKFQLRDIPNDEPGMSPMEIWCNESQERYVIAIYPDQIEQFEAICQRERCLYAIVGEATEEQKLVVNDTVFDNNPVDMPLNVLLGKPPKMHRTVESRLIPQPGFEPAVLDFNDVTERLLKLPTVANKSFLITIGDRSITGMVTRDQMVGPWQVPVANAGVTCSDYQGYTGEAMATGERPPVALINPKASARLSIAEAITNIACAKIEKMSDIKISANWMAAAGHPGEDSALYDAVETVGLELCPALGIAVPVGKDSMSMKTVWQDGDESKSVTSPVSLNITTFAPVQDVRKTVTPQLRTDLGETELLAIDLSRGQNRLGGSCLAQVYNQVGDVSADLDSAEDLLNLFNFVQTLMADDLIQAYHDRADGGFLVTLLEMAFAGHCGLNLDTSALGEEAISALCSEEVGVVVQVKADDKTAVEALLNSYNLSDAAHWVGTPSDSDQIEITAHGKTLLKGSRKTYQAWWSETSYRMQALRDNEACAKQEFDAIQQDANTRIQPVVTFDQNEDITAEFSRTNRPKVAILREQGVNGQQEMAAAFDRAGFEAIDVHMSDVLSGEVSFEDYRGLVACGGFSYGDVLGAGRGWANSILFNETARQTFEGFFKREDTFTLGVCNGCQMLSNLKEIIPGADSWPKFVRNESEQFEARFSLVEIQESPSILLKGMAGTRIPVAVAHGEGRMDFGQRSAQEVDGLVGVRYVDSAGNPTEAYPFNPNGSEAGMTGLTTTDGRVTIMMPHPERVFRTVQNSWHPDDWLEDAPWMRLFRNARKWVG